A single genomic interval of Calypte anna isolate BGI_N300 chromosome 3, bCalAnn1_v1.p, whole genome shotgun sequence harbors:
- the COQ3 gene encoding ubiquinone biosynthesis O-methyltransferase, mitochondrial isoform X4 — MLTMKRLFSTSHSSVDAKEMKKFQLLAHKWWDEEGEYSALHSMNDIRVPFIRDTLLSMRSNYHVGNPLSGVKILDIGCGGGLLSEPLGRLGASVTGIDPLEDNIRTADQHKSFDPVLAKRIQYKSSSLEEIVEECMETFDVIVASEVVEHVADLEMFIKCCSQVLKPEGSLFITTINKTQLSYVLGILVAEKLIGIVPEGTHEWEKFVPPEELESILESNGFSVKTVNGMLYNPLSGSWSWMESTSINYAVHAVKSGAQAQPSPTGALSEVGSEQPSATAGTAL; from the exons GCTTACCATGAAGAGACTTTTCAGCACTTCACATTCATCAGTGGAtgcaaaggaaatgaagaaattccAGCTCCTCGCACATAAGTGGTGGGATGAAGAAGGAGAATATTCAGCTCTTCATTCTATGAATGATATTAGAGTGCCATTTATTAG agataCTCTGCTGAGCATGAGAAGTAATTATCATGTGGGAAACCCACTTTCTGGAGTAAAGATTCTTGATATTGGCTGTGGCGGGGGGCTGCTAAGTGAG CCTCTAGGTAGGCTGGGAGCTTCAGTTACTGGAATTGATCCTCTGGAGGACAACATTAGAACAGCAGATCAACACAAGTCATTTGATCCAGTCCTGGCCAAGAGAATACAGTACAAGTCCAGTTCACTGGAGGAGATTGTGGAAGAGTGTATGGAAACCTTTGATGTAATTGTAGCTTCTGAAGTAGTGGAGCATGTGGCTGACCTTGAAATGTTTATCAAGTGTTGCTCTCAGGTGTTAAAG CCTGAAGGTTCATTATTCATTACTACAATCAATAAAACACAGTTGTCCTATGTCCTGGGAATTCTGGttgcagaaaaattaatagGCATTGTACCAGAAGGAACACACGAGTGGGAGAAGTTTGTTCCCCCTGAAGAGCTGGAGAGCATCCTGGAATCAA ATGGCTTTTCAGTCAAGACTGTGAATGGGATGTTGTATAATCCCCTCTCGGGGTCGTGGAGCTGGATGGAAAGCACAAGCATTAACTACGCAGTGCACGCTGTGAAATCTGGGGCCCAGGCACAGCCAAGCCCAACAGGAGCTCTGTCAGAGGTGGGAAGTGAGCAGCCCTCAGCCACAGCTGGCACTGCCCTGTGA